From one Helicoverpa zea isolate HzStark_Cry1AcR chromosome 10, ilHelZeax1.1, whole genome shotgun sequence genomic stretch:
- the LOC124634041 gene encoding protein sarah — translation MAHREDEDSFREDDVYINQEDGMPNVHPNIANLEQESDVQDEVDDFDDLPKSVIVTNIHSEVFADEKLKKGMEDLFRTFSDNITFQWLRSFKRLRVNYDSPLAAANARVQLHQYQFHNSPINCYFAQPVTPVSLKNLRPPAPVKQFLISPPSSPPVGWEPREENEPLVNHDLLAALASLAPGESHELHAPTPTQPAIVVHTAMTSDQSPLVAKIPHTRCPDY, via the coding sequence ATGGCTCATAGAGAGGATGAAGACTCATTTCGGGAAGACGACGTATACATCAACCAAGAAGATGGAATGCCTAACGTTCACCCCAATATAGCAAATTTAGAACAAGAGAGCGATGTGCAAGATGAAGTCGACGATTTCGATGACTTGCCTAAGTCTGTCATCGTCACAAACATACACAGTGAAGTATTTGCggatgaaaaattaaaaaaaggaatGGAAGACTTATTCCGCACATTTTCAGATAATATAACATTTCAATGGCTGCGTAGTTTTAAACGTTTGCGCGTCAACTACGACAGTCCTCTGGCTGCTGCTAATGCTCGCGTTCAACTGCATCAGTACCAGTTTCATAATTCGCCAATCAACTGTTACTTTGCACAACCTGTGACGCCTGTTTCACTCAAGAACCTGAGACCGCCGGCTCCTGTAAAGCAGTTCCTGATCTCACCACCATCCAGTCCTCCGGTTGGCTGGGAACCTCGTGAAGAAAATGAACCATTAGTGAACCATGATCTGTTAGCGGCACTGGCCAGCCTGGCTCCTGGAGAGAGTCATGAACTACATGCTCCTACTCCCACTCAGCCTGCTATTGTTGTGCACACTGCGATGACATCAGATCAAAGCCCACTTGTAGCTAAGATACCTCATACTCGTTGTCCGGATTATTGA
- the LOC124633920 gene encoding extensin isoform X1 — translation MVRHSNVVTLTGGSVCLRRASLLLSDQSAHALNIICMLCVITAYAQYNDSPAPPRLQIPGAIPVGGPRQGGFRQGRLQAAPIGGGPARIRRPGLARPSFKSVDASPRPSLQSLDEPAKPVTEEPEDELEINTPTAFSPNIFSTAEPQNDYYDITTTSQPKPPIVYNPSPYPQSTPSSVRQPLEPIKPTQYRPLLAPQAFNPVRNEPLNKPQPVRLQPLSSRPQRPVFRPEPKPFIEDDEAPIQPVRQYSRPQEPINRAPAKAPQQKYTQSHQREKKPVAQIIRKYRDENEDGSITWGFENDDGSFKEETIGVDCITRGKYGYVDPDGLKREYNYETGIPCDKAKEEQDEKGFVDYQENKAVLPNGITIDLAAMGKKSKRPFRSPVNH, via the exons ATGGTTCGCCATTCCAACGTAGTCACCTTGACTGGCGGAAGCGTGTGCCTGCGCCGGGCGTCCTTACTACTTTCAGATCAGTCTGCTCACGCCCTAAACATC ATATGTATGCTGTGTGTAATCACAGCTTATGCTCAATATAATGACTCCCCTGCTCCGCCGCGGCTGCAGATACCCGGCGCGATACCAGTAGGTGGTCCCCGACAAGGAGGATTCAGACAGGGACGCCTGCAGGCTGCCCCCATCGGAGGAGGGCCAGCCAGAATCAGGCGGCCAGGCTTAGCGAGACCATCGTTCAAGTCTGTTGATGCTTCTCCGCGCCCAAGCCTTCAATCACTCGACGAGCCAGCTAAACCCGTCACTGAAGAACCAGAAGATGAATTGGAAATCAACACGCCAACCGCTTTCTCCCCAAATATATTTTCAACGGCCGAACCCCAAAACGATTACTACGACATAACGACTACTTCCCAACCCAAACCGCCAATTGTTTACAACCCATCCCCATACCCACAGTCGACACCGTCGTCCGTTCGTCAGCCACTTGAACCCATTAAGCCGACACAGTACCGGCCACTGTTGGCTCCCCAAGCTTTCAACCCAGTCAGGAATGAACCACTAAACAAGCCACAACCAGTGAGGCTACAGCCTCTTTCGAGCAGACCTCAAAGGCCTGTATTCAGACCCGAGCCTAAGCCATTCATTGAAGATGACGAGGCACCCATTCAGCCTGTAAGACAATATTCACGACCTCAGGAACCCATTAACAGGGCACCCGCCAAAGCTCCTCAACAAAAGTACACACAGTCGCACCAGAGGGAGAAGAAACCTGTTGCCCAAATTATTCGTAAGTACAGAGATGAAAATGAAGACGGCAGCATCACGTGGGGATTCGAGAACGACGATGGATCGTTCAAGGAAGAAACCATCGGTGTGGACTGCATCACACGAGGCAAATATGGATACGTTGACCCCGATGGTCTGAAACGTGAATACAATTACGAAACTGGAATTCCTTGCGACAAAGCCAAGGAAGAGCAAGACGAGAAAGGTTTCGTAGACTATCAGGAAAATAAGGCTGTCTTACCTAATGGAATTACGATAGATCTCGCCGCGATGGGCAAAAAATCTAAGAGGCCATTCAGATCACCTGTAAATCATTAG
- the LOC124633921 gene encoding histone deacetylase complex subunit SAP18 codes for MKMAGLESMIVEEVKPAEKPVDREKTCPLLLRVFCSTGRHNSPGDYARGNVPQNELQIYTWMDATLRELTGLVKEVNPETRRKGTYFDFAIVYPDMRSPTYRMREIGVTCSGQRGGDDNKTLGQVKFQIGNYLDISITPPNRMPPPMRRPQPYMNNRPY; via the exons ATGAAAATGGCAGGACTAGAGTCCATGATAGTTGAAGAGGTTAAGCCCGCAGAGAAACCGGTCGATAGGGAGAAG ACATGCCCACTGTTACTTCGTGTGTTTTGCTCAACTGGACGTCACAATTCACCCGGAGACTACGCTAGAGGAAATGTTCCTCAAAATGAACTTCAGATTTACACATGGATGGACGCAACTCTACGTGAACTTACGGGCCTAGTTAAGGAAGTAAACCCAGAGACAAGGCGTAAAGGAACCTATTTTGACTTTGCGATAGTGTATCCAGATATGAGATCACCAACATATCGCATGAGAGAGATTGGAGTAACTTGCTCAGGGCAGAGAGGTGGAGATGATAATAAAACATTAGGTCAGGTCAAGTTCCAGATTGGGAATTATTTGGATATATCTATAACTCCACCAAACAGAATGCCACCGCCTATGAGAAGGCCTCAACCTTACATGAATAATCGTCCCTATTAA
- the LOC124634040 gene encoding organic cation transporter protein isoform X1, translating to MDKDHALEEMMGKLGDFGRYQCFQFILHILAAMTAGMHMLSLVTVAAVPEHRCWVDGVDTNESIAAWNSSEILAAIPKTVSGGLHSCLIYENNDTVSCSKFVFDTTYRSSSRSMEWNLICDKRWMGALAQTIYMLGVFTGAVVLGGMADKYGRKTIFCWSGVLQLVFGVLVAFIPEYWSFLVVRFLYGIFGSAGSYITGFVLTMELVGASKRTACGVAFQAAFAGGIMLVAGWGALVDNRQILQVIYGLHSLLLIPHIWIMDESPRWLWAQGRSKESVDIVERALKFNRSESTLDRAELVSKGRAEASKGTDAPAASTGDLFRTPNLRNKTMNVCFCWFANSIAYYGLTLSTGKLEGNPYLITAILGFVELPSYAAVIYFLDIWGRRPLISSMMLVGGAACVIATFLPAGSTISTGIVIAGKLFIAGSFAIIYNYSAELFPTVVRNSALGLGSMCARLSGALTPLITLLDSFNPKIPAITFGAVAVISGFLCMFLPETMDQPMPQSLADGERFGKGDTCFTSCLGSKRNRIYSEGNKPVEAMVPLDDASKKV from the exons ATGGACAAGGATCACGCGTTAGAGGAAATGATGGGAAAGCTCG GTGACTTCGGGCGGTACCAATGTTTCCAGTTCATCCTTCATATCCTGGCGGCCATGACGGCTGGCATGCATATGCTGTCTCTAGTCACAGTCGCTGCGGTACCCGAACACAG gtgcTGGGTCGACGGTGTTGATACGAATGAGTCAATAGCAGCGTGGAATTCTTCGGAAATATTAGCTGCCATCCCTAAGACAGTCTCAGGAGGGCTACATAGCTGCCTCATTTATGAGAATAACGATACAGTATCTTGTTCTAAATTCGTATTCGATACGACATACAGGTCATCGTCACGTTCTATGGAATGGAACCTAATCTGTGATAAAAGATGGATGGGCGCGTTAGCTCAGACCATTTATATGTTAGGCGTTTTTACTGGAGCTGTAGTACTAGGAGGAATGGCCGATAAGTATGGAAGAAAGACAATATTTTGCTGGTCCGGAGTGCTACAGCTGGTATTCGGTGTTTTAGTAGCTTTTATACCAGAATATTGGTCTTTCTTGGTAGTTCGTTTCTTGTACGGAATTTTTGGATCTGCTGGTTCATACATTACCGGCTTCGTTTTAACTATGGAATTAGTAGGCGCCAGTAAGCGAACCGCATGTGGTGTGGCTTTTCAGGCCGCGTTTGCTGGAGGTATAATGTTGGTAGCTGGGTGGGGAGCTCTAGTAGATAATAGACAAATTCTGCAAGTTATATACGGACTTCACAGTCTACTCCTTATTCCACACATTTGGATAATGGACGAATCTCCTCGTTGGTTATGGGCTCAAGGCCGATCAAAAGAATCTGTGGATATAGTTGAGAGAGCTTTGAAGTTTAATAGATCTGAAAGCACATTGGATAGAGCCGAATTGGTTTCCAAGGGAAGAGCCGAAGCCTCGAAAGGGACTGATGCTCCTGCAGCCAGTACTGGCGATCTGTTTAGAACTCctaatttaagaaataaaaccaTGAACGTCTGCTTCTGTTGGTTTGCTAACTCCATAGCATACTATGGACTCACTTTAAGCACTGGTAAGCTGGAAGGCAATCCGTATTTGATAACAGCTATTTTAGGCTTTGTTGAACTACCGAGCTATGCAGCTGTGATTTATTTCCTTGATATTTGGGGAAGGAGACCTTTGATAAGTTCGATGATGCTCGTTGGAGGAGCTGCATGTGTTATCGCTACCTTCCTACCTGCTGGAAGTACTATATCTACTGGAATTGTAATTGCTGGGAAATTGTTTATTGCCGGATCTTTCGCCATCATATACAACTACTCGGCGGAACTATTTCCTACAGTTGTCCGGAATTCTGCACTTGGACTGGGTTCAATGTGCGCCAGGCTTTCGGGTGCTTTGACGCCACTAATAACTTTGTTGGATTCCTTCAACCCCAAAATTCCAGCTATAACTTTCGGGGCCGTAGCGGTGATTTCTGGATTCTTGTGTATGTTCCTACCAGAGACGATGGATCAACCCATGCCTCAATCTCTGGCCGACGGAGAACGGTTCGGTAAAGGCGACACTTGCTTTACCAGTTGTTTAGGAAGTAAAAGAAATAGAATTTACTCTGAAGGCAATAAGCCTGTAGAAGCAATGGTTCCTCTAGATGATGCTAGTAagaaagtttaa
- the LOC124633920 gene encoding extensin isoform X2, with the protein MRALLICMLCVITAYAQYNDSPAPPRLQIPGAIPVGGPRQGGFRQGRLQAAPIGGGPARIRRPGLARPSFKSVDASPRPSLQSLDEPAKPVTEEPEDELEINTPTAFSPNIFSTAEPQNDYYDITTTSQPKPPIVYNPSPYPQSTPSSVRQPLEPIKPTQYRPLLAPQAFNPVRNEPLNKPQPVRLQPLSSRPQRPVFRPEPKPFIEDDEAPIQPVRQYSRPQEPINRAPAKAPQQKYTQSHQREKKPVAQIIRKYRDENEDGSITWGFENDDGSFKEETIGVDCITRGKYGYVDPDGLKREYNYETGIPCDKAKEEQDEKGFVDYQENKAVLPNGITIDLAAMGKKSKRPFRSPVNH; encoded by the exons ATGCGTGCATTGCTG ATATGTATGCTGTGTGTAATCACAGCTTATGCTCAATATAATGACTCCCCTGCTCCGCCGCGGCTGCAGATACCCGGCGCGATACCAGTAGGTGGTCCCCGACAAGGAGGATTCAGACAGGGACGCCTGCAGGCTGCCCCCATCGGAGGAGGGCCAGCCAGAATCAGGCGGCCAGGCTTAGCGAGACCATCGTTCAAGTCTGTTGATGCTTCTCCGCGCCCAAGCCTTCAATCACTCGACGAGCCAGCTAAACCCGTCACTGAAGAACCAGAAGATGAATTGGAAATCAACACGCCAACCGCTTTCTCCCCAAATATATTTTCAACGGCCGAACCCCAAAACGATTACTACGACATAACGACTACTTCCCAACCCAAACCGCCAATTGTTTACAACCCATCCCCATACCCACAGTCGACACCGTCGTCCGTTCGTCAGCCACTTGAACCCATTAAGCCGACACAGTACCGGCCACTGTTGGCTCCCCAAGCTTTCAACCCAGTCAGGAATGAACCACTAAACAAGCCACAACCAGTGAGGCTACAGCCTCTTTCGAGCAGACCTCAAAGGCCTGTATTCAGACCCGAGCCTAAGCCATTCATTGAAGATGACGAGGCACCCATTCAGCCTGTAAGACAATATTCACGACCTCAGGAACCCATTAACAGGGCACCCGCCAAAGCTCCTCAACAAAAGTACACACAGTCGCACCAGAGGGAGAAGAAACCTGTTGCCCAAATTATTCGTAAGTACAGAGATGAAAATGAAGACGGCAGCATCACGTGGGGATTCGAGAACGACGATGGATCGTTCAAGGAAGAAACCATCGGTGTGGACTGCATCACACGAGGCAAATATGGATACGTTGACCCCGATGGTCTGAAACGTGAATACAATTACGAAACTGGAATTCCTTGCGACAAAGCCAAGGAAGAGCAAGACGAGAAAGGTTTCGTAGACTATCAGGAAAATAAGGCTGTCTTACCTAATGGAATTACGATAGATCTCGCCGCGATGGGCAAAAAATCTAAGAGGCCATTCAGATCACCTGTAAATCATTAG
- the LOC124634040 gene encoding organic cation transporter protein isoform X2 — MDKDHALEEMMGKLGDFGRYQCFQFILHILAAMTAGMHMLSLVTVAAVPEHRCYLQGIDSANHTEPFNSSLVQAAIPLNEHGKLDSCRMYGDNKTIVECQSWVYDTQYYTSSRGIEWDFVCSRRWMGASAQTAYMFGVVAGSLIFGRMSDKFGRKTAFLWSGVLQLLLGTSVAFASDFYTFVGLRFLYGIFGSGSYIAGFVLTMEIVGPSKRTICGVTFQIMFAIGIMLLAAWGYLIDNRFYLQIVYALHAAILLPHWLLMDESPRWLWAQGRARESVAIIEKALKINGVTDPVDTPALVSHCKATCAKYTDEHSAGTTDLFKTPRMLKKTLIICGCWFVNSVVYYGLSLNTGKLNGNPYFLMFLMGVVELPSYVLIVYFLDRVGHRALISTMMLLGGIACLVIVALPHGSTSTTGIVMVGKLFISGSYSIIYKYSAELFPTVVRSSGVGLGSMCASVSGALTPLINLLDTLNPKIPTILFGFLALLSGFSTYFLPETIGRNLPQSLEDGEKFGVGDTCFTNCSGRRMSTDTVDLPETMVPLEVMEKKP, encoded by the exons ATGGACAAGGATCACGCGTTAGAGGAAATGATGGGAAAGCTCG GTGACTTCGGGCGGTACCAATGTTTCCAGTTCATCCTTCATATCCTGGCGGCCATGACGGCTGGCATGCATATGCTGTCTCTAGTCACAGTCGCTGCGGTACCCGAACACAG aTGTTACCTGCAAGGAATAGACAGTGCAAACCATACGGAGCCGTTTAACTCATCGCTGGTGCAGGCTGCCATCCCCCTAAACGAGCACGGCAAGCTAGACTCTTGCCGAATGTATGGCGATAACAAAACTATAGTAGAGTGCCAGTCCTGGGTGTACGATACCCAATATTACACTTCTTCGAGAGGTATCGAATGGGATTTCGTTTGCAGCCGGCGCTGGATGGGAGCCTCTGCCCAAACCGCATACATGTTTGGCGTGGTGGCTGGTTCGCTTATATTCGGAAGAATGTCTGACAAGTTTGGAAGAAAAACTGCCTTCCTCTGGTCTGGAGTCCTACAACTGCTATTAGGCACATCAGTGGCATTTGCTTCAGATTTCTATACATTTGTAGGCCTTCGATTCCTTTACGGAATCTTTGGATCAGGTTCATATATAGCTGGGTTTGTATTGACCATGGAAATAGTCGGCCCCAGCAAGCGTACCATATGCGGTGTCACGTTTCAAATTATGTTTGCCATCGGCATAATGCTGTTAGCCGCTTGGGGATACTTGATAGATAACAGATTCTATTTACAAATAGTATATGCTTTACACGCAGCAATACTGCTTCCTCATTGGCTATTAATGGACGAATCCCCGAGGTGGCTCTGGGCTCAAGGTCGGGCTCGAGAATCTGTCGCTATCATAGAGAAGGCTCTGAAGATTAACGGAGTGACCGACCCAGTAGATACTCCCGCATTAGTATCACACTGCAAAGCTACTTGTGCCAAATATACCGACGAACATTCAGCAGGAACAACGGACTTATTCAAAACACCGAGGATGTTGAAGAAGACTTTAATTATTTGCGGTTGCTGGTTTGTCAATTCAGTCGTGTACTACGGTCTGTCGCTCAATACAGGGAAGCTAAACGGGAATCCCTATTTCCTGATGTTCTTGATGGGTGTCGTGGAGTTGCCCAGCTATGTACTTATTGTATACTTTTTGGACCGCGTCGGACACAGAGCACTCATCAGCACAATGATGTTGTTAGGAGGAATAGCTTGTCTAGTCATTGTAGCTTTACCTCATGGCTCAACGTCGACCACAGGTATTGTCATGGTAGGAAAACTATTTATATCGGGCTCCTATTCTATTATTTACAAGTATTCGGCTGAACTTTTCCCGACAGTAGTCCGTAGTTCAGGAGTAGGTTTGGGCAGTATGTGCGCCAGTGTGTCTGGAGCTTTGACGCCTCTTATCAATTTGCTGGACACACTGAACCCTAAAATACCCACAATTCTTTTTGGATTTTTGGCACTGCTGTCAGGATTTTCCACTTACTTCCTACCTGAAACAATTGGTAGAAACTTACCTCAATCATTGGAAGACGGAGAGAAGTTTGGTGTCGGTGACACTTGCTTCACAAACTGCAGTGGTCGACGAATGAGCACCGACACAGTCGACCTGCCAGAAACCATGGTACCGTTGGAAGTTATGGAAAAGAAACCATAG